A single region of the Pseudomonas granadensis genome encodes:
- the cobM gene encoding precorrin-4 C(11)-methyltransferase — MTVYFIGAGPGDPELITVKGQRLIRHCPVIIYAGSLVPAAVLEGHKAQTVVNSAELHLEQIIELIKTAHADGHDVARVHSGDPSLYGAIGEQIRYLRELGIPFEIIPGVTATAACAALLGAELTLPDVSQSVILTRYADKTAMPAGEELGNLAQHGATMAIHLGVNHLERILVELLPHYGADCPIAVIHRATWPDQDWVVGTLADIADKVAAKGFRRTALILVGRVLGSELFSESSLYRAGHAHLYRP; from the coding sequence ATGACCGTTTACTTCATCGGCGCCGGCCCCGGCGACCCGGAATTGATCACTGTCAAAGGCCAACGGTTGATCCGCCACTGTCCGGTGATCATCTATGCCGGTTCACTGGTACCCGCCGCAGTGCTCGAAGGGCATAAGGCGCAAACCGTGGTCAACAGCGCCGAGCTGCACCTTGAACAGATCATCGAGCTGATAAAGACCGCGCATGCCGACGGCCATGACGTCGCACGGGTACATTCCGGCGATCCGAGCCTGTACGGCGCGATCGGTGAGCAGATTCGTTATCTGCGTGAGCTTGGTATCCCGTTCGAGATCATTCCGGGCGTGACGGCCACCGCCGCCTGTGCGGCGCTGCTCGGAGCCGAACTCACCCTGCCGGATGTGTCGCAAAGCGTGATTCTCACTCGCTATGCCGACAAGACTGCGATGCCGGCGGGCGAAGAACTGGGCAATCTGGCACAGCATGGTGCAACCATGGCGATTCACCTGGGGGTCAATCATCTGGAGAGGATTCTTGTGGAGTTGTTGCCGCATTACGGAGCGGATTGTCCGATTGCGGTGATTCACCGGGCGACGTGGCCGGATCAGGACTGGGTGGTGGGCACGCTTGCGGACATTGCGGACAAGGTTGCAGCGAAAGGCTTTCGGCGTACCGCGTTGATTCTGGTCGGGCGGGTGCTGGGGAGTGAGTTGTTCAGCGAGTCGTCGTTGTATCGGGCGGGGCACGCGCATCTTTATCGCCCTTGA
- a CDS encoding cobalamin biosynthesis protein → MSDDRAEAPLVVGLGCQRGCPASTLRALLDQALQAHGIELKSIKALASIDLKRDEPGLQELAAQLALPLLYFSSGELAGYQSMLSHQSQIAYERTGCYGVAESAALALAEQLLQAPAKLLISRQKYAQATLALAGAA, encoded by the coding sequence ATGAGCGATGACCGCGCAGAAGCGCCGCTGGTGGTCGGCCTCGGCTGCCAGCGCGGCTGTCCGGCCAGCACGCTGCGCGCGTTACTCGACCAGGCCTTGCAGGCGCACGGCATTGAGCTCAAGTCGATCAAGGCCTTGGCCAGCATCGATTTGAAGCGCGACGAGCCGGGCCTGCAGGAACTGGCCGCGCAACTGGCACTGCCGTTGTTGTACTTCAGCAGTGGCGAACTGGCCGGTTATCAATCCATGCTCAGCCACCAGTCGCAGATCGCTTACGAACGCACCGGCTGCTATGGCGTGGCGGAAAGCGCAGCGCTGGCGCTCGCCGAACAACTCCTGCAAGCGCCGGCAAAGCTGCTGATCAGCCGACAAAAATACGCGCAGGCCACTCTGGCATTGGCCGGCGCCGCGTAA
- a CDS encoding CbtA family protein, whose translation MIKRIAQTAGFSGLLAALLLTLLQSFWVSPLILQAETYEKSEPVAAVHEHAAGTSAHSHDGEAWEPENGWQRVVSTTGGNLVVAVGFALMLAGLYTLRAPRSTAQGLLWGLAGYATFVLAPTLGLPPELPGTAAADLASRQMWWIGTAASTAVGLSLIAFSRHWLMKLLGVAILAVPHVIGAPQPLVHTMLAPEALESQFKIASQLTNVAFWLALGLISAWLFRRNSDGHNHA comes from the coding sequence ATGATCAAGCGAATTGCGCAAACCGCAGGTTTCAGCGGCCTGCTGGCCGCCCTGCTCCTCACGCTGCTGCAAAGCTTCTGGGTCTCGCCGCTGATTCTTCAGGCCGAAACCTATGAAAAATCCGAGCCGGTCGCCGCAGTCCACGAGCACGCGGCCGGCACCTCGGCGCACAGCCATGACGGCGAAGCCTGGGAGCCGGAAAACGGCTGGCAGCGGGTGGTTTCGACCACCGGTGGCAATCTGGTGGTAGCGGTCGGTTTCGCCCTGATGCTTGCCGGTCTGTACACCCTGCGTGCGCCGCGCTCAACCGCGCAAGGCCTGCTCTGGGGACTGGCCGGTTACGCGACGTTCGTGCTGGCGCCAACGCTGGGCCTGCCGCCGGAATTGCCGGGCACGGCTGCGGCTGATCTGGCGTCACGGCAGATGTGGTGGATCGGCACAGCGGCCTCGACCGCGGTCGGCCTGTCGCTGATCGCCTTCAGCCGGCACTGGCTGATGAAACTGCTCGGTGTGGCGATTCTCGCGGTGCCGCATGTGATCGGCGCGCCGCAACCACTGGTGCATACCATGCTCGCGCCCGAAGCGCTGGAAAGCCAATTCAAAATCGCTTCGCAGCTGACCAACGTGGCGTTCTGGCTGGCCCTGGGTCTGATCAGCGCCTGGTTGTTCCGCCGCAACAGCGACGGCCACAACCACGCATGA
- a CDS encoding CbtB domain-containing protein, whose protein sequence is MSIISSTASNTDKIASTTTLSQRLIAAAFASILGAGLVYFAGFSHIEAVHNAAHDTRHSAAFPCH, encoded by the coding sequence ATGTCGATCATCAGCAGCACCGCCAGCAACACGGACAAAATCGCCAGCACCACCACCCTGAGCCAACGCCTGATCGCCGCCGCCTTCGCCTCGATTCTCGGCGCGGGCCTTGTGTATTTCGCCGGTTTTTCGCATATCGAAGCGGTGCACAACGCCGCCCACGATACCCGCCACAGCGCCGCGTTTCCGTGCCACTGA
- the cobW gene encoding cobalamin biosynthesis protein CobW, whose amino-acid sequence MKTLAKLPVTIVTGFLGSGKTTLLRHMLDNAQGRRIAVIVNEFGELGIDGEILKQCTIGCTEEEASGRVYELANGCLCCTVQEEFFPVMRELVARRGDLDHILIETSGLALPKPLVQAFQWPEIRSACTVDAVITVVDSPAVAAGTFAAFPDQVDAQRKLDPNLDHESPLHELFADQLASADLVILNKADQTSPEDLARVRLEVAEELPPAVKIIEASNGRLPLDVLIGLGAGSEEHIDSRHSHHDHHHDGDDDHDDHDHDAFDSISIELPQADESLLLDALTQLVVQHGILRVKGFAAIPNKPMRLLIQGVGTRFDKHFDRQWGADEARVTRLVLIGQELDAAQLEAQLRAALSV is encoded by the coding sequence ATGAAAACACTGGCCAAACTTCCTGTCACCATCGTCACCGGTTTCCTCGGTTCGGGCAAAACCACCTTGCTGCGGCACATGCTTGACAACGCCCAGGGCCGGCGCATCGCGGTGATCGTCAACGAGTTTGGTGAGCTGGGCATTGACGGCGAAATCCTCAAGCAGTGCACCATCGGCTGCACCGAAGAAGAAGCCAGCGGCCGCGTTTACGAACTGGCCAACGGCTGCCTGTGCTGCACCGTGCAGGAAGAGTTCTTCCCGGTGATGCGCGAACTGGTGGCGCGTCGCGGCGACCTCGATCACATCCTCATCGAAACCTCGGGCCTGGCCCTGCCCAAGCCATTGGTGCAAGCCTTCCAGTGGCCGGAAATCCGCAGCGCCTGCACCGTTGATGCCGTGATCACCGTGGTCGACAGCCCGGCCGTAGCCGCCGGCACCTTTGCCGCGTTCCCGGATCAGGTCGATGCCCAGCGCAAGCTTGACCCGAACCTCGATCACGAGTCACCGCTGCACGAACTGTTCGCCGACCAACTGGCCAGCGCCGATCTGGTGATCCTCAATAAAGCCGACCAGACCAGTCCGGAAGATCTGGCGCGTGTACGTCTGGAAGTCGCCGAAGAGCTGCCACCTGCGGTAAAAATCATTGAAGCGAGCAACGGCCGTCTGCCGCTGGACGTGCTGATCGGCCTCGGCGCCGGTTCCGAAGAACACATCGACAGCCGTCACAGTCACCACGACCATCACCACGACGGTGATGACGATCACGATGACCACGATCACGACGCCTTCGACTCGATCTCCATCGAACTGCCGCAAGCCGACGAAAGCCTGCTGCTCGACGCGCTGACGCAACTGGTGGTGCAACACGGCATCCTGCGCGTGAAAGGCTTCGCCGCGATTCCGAACAAGCCGATGCGCTTGCTGATTCAAGGCGTAGGTACGCGCTTCGACAAGCATTTTGACCGTCAGTGGGGCGCCGACGAAGCGCGCGTAACGCGTCTGGTGTTGATCGGCCAGGAATTGGATGCAGCGCAGCTCGAAGCGCAACTGCGCGCCGCGCTCAGCGTTTAA
- the cobN gene encoding cobaltochelatase subunit CobN produces the protein MHLLRTQPGGFVSDDNIADLGQTPAELVILCSGDSSLALLAEAAQRLPQDYPSLRLANPMQVQNHASVDLYVDEVLRHAKLILISLHGGIAYWRYGVERLVELSERGVQVILVPGDDRPDPELSDLSTVSAVDRDRLWQFLRQGGLGNALDFFRCLGNRWFARDYPWGEPQTLPRTAIYHPNKTTATLSDWQAEWRPAQPVAALLFYRSHLQAANTGFIDVFCQRLQAAGLNPLPIAVASLKEPGCLTVVEDWLDEGEAGVILNTTGFAQSSPEAPHLRPFRRNIPVIQAICAQDNEPGWRDSEQGLGPRDLAMHIALPELDGRIISRPISFKDLAWRSERSQSDVVCYRAQPDRMDFVAELARRWTDLARVPNSEKRIALILANYPTRDGRIGNGVGLDTPAAALNILRALQAEGYPVSADLPGSGSELIQQLLGGVSNDLETIDLRPCQQSLAMDAYLAMFDALPESNRAAVIARWGAPHNDPMCRDGRMMIAGLRFGLTLVGIQPARGYQVDASAVYHDPDLVPPHGYLAFYFWLRNTYGAHGVIHVGKHGNLEWLPGKGVGLSENCWPDALLGPLPNIYPFIVNDPGEGAQAKRRTQAVIIDHLMPPLTRAETYGPLRNLELLADEYYEAQLLDPRRARELQRDILQLVRDTQIDRELQLDAALDSDADAAIWLPRLDTYLCDLKESQIRDGLHIFGESPSGHLRIDTLLALLRIPRGDGKGAQSSLLRAVAKAFELGFDPLDCALAEPWTGPRPDRLQIVTNEAWRTAGDTRERLELFATDLIAQSLQISCRPSPARDSSGSANIKSTDTPLSRAGSLPQGPGWADVGAIIEHLREVIAPRLDACGPAEMRGLLDALSGRFVPAGPSGAPSRGRLDVLPTGRNFYSVDVRNLPTTTAWRIGFQSATLILERHLQDHGDHLRQLGLSVWGTATMRTGGDDIAQAMALMGVRPVWATGSQRVDDFEILPLSLLDRPRVDVTLRVSGFFRDAFANLIRLFDAAVQAVAALDEPDDLNPLAAKVRAEREALRQTGVDEDTARRQAGWRIFGAKPGAYGAGVQGAVDGRLWQSREDLAEVYLNWGAYAYGGADEGTAAREQFVQRLSQVQAVLQNQDNREHDLLDSNDYYQFQGGMLAAVESLRGEAAASYHGDHSQPDLPKIRTLKEELNRVIRSRAANPKWIDGVKRHGYKGAFEMAATVDNLFAFDATTQLIDDHQYALLADAYLLDPQTRAFVREHNPHALRDMTERMLEAQQRGMWQEPGAYKEALENLLLDIEEDG, from the coding sequence ATGCACCTGCTCAGGACCCAGCCCGGCGGTTTCGTTTCGGATGACAACATTGCCGACCTTGGCCAGACGCCCGCCGAGTTGGTGATCCTGTGCAGCGGCGATTCCAGCCTCGCGCTGCTCGCCGAAGCGGCGCAGCGGTTGCCGCAAGACTACCCGAGCCTGCGTCTGGCCAACCCGATGCAGGTGCAGAATCACGCCTCGGTCGATCTGTACGTCGACGAAGTGTTGCGCCATGCCAAGCTGATTCTGATTTCGCTGCACGGCGGCATCGCCTATTGGCGGTATGGCGTCGAGCGTCTGGTGGAATTGTCCGAGCGCGGCGTGCAGGTGATTCTGGTGCCCGGCGACGATCGTCCTGACCCGGAACTCAGCGACCTGAGCACCGTCAGCGCGGTGGATCGTGACCGTCTGTGGCAGTTTCTGCGTCAGGGTGGCCTCGGCAATGCGCTGGATTTTTTCCGCTGCCTGGGCAATCGCTGGTTCGCCCGCGATTACCCGTGGGGCGAGCCGCAAACCTTGCCGCGCACGGCGATTTACCATCCCAACAAAACCACCGCGACGCTGAGTGACTGGCAAGCCGAATGGCGGCCCGCGCAACCGGTCGCGGCGTTGCTGTTTTACCGCTCGCACTTGCAAGCGGCCAACACTGGGTTCATCGATGTGTTTTGCCAGCGCCTGCAGGCTGCGGGGCTCAATCCGCTGCCCATCGCCGTCGCCAGCCTGAAAGAACCCGGCTGCCTGACGGTGGTCGAGGATTGGCTGGACGAAGGCGAGGCCGGGGTGATCCTCAATACCACCGGTTTTGCCCAGTCCAGTCCCGAAGCGCCGCACCTGCGGCCGTTTCGCCGCAATATTCCGGTGATCCAGGCGATCTGCGCCCAGGACAACGAGCCCGGCTGGCGCGACAGCGAGCAAGGCCTGGGCCCGCGCGATCTGGCCATGCACATAGCCTTGCCGGAACTTGACGGGCGCATCATCAGTCGGCCGATCAGCTTCAAGGATCTGGCCTGGCGCAGCGAGCGCAGCCAATCGGATGTGGTGTGTTATCGCGCACAACCCGATCGCATGGATTTTGTTGCTGAACTGGCGCGGCGCTGGACTGATCTGGCGCGGGTACCGAACAGCGAAAAGCGCATCGCGCTGATTCTCGCCAACTACCCGACCCGCGACGGGCGCATCGGCAACGGTGTCGGCCTCGACACGCCAGCGGCCGCGCTGAATATCCTGCGTGCGTTGCAGGCTGAGGGCTATCCGGTGTCAGCCGATTTGCCAGGCAGCGGCAGCGAGTTGATCCAGCAATTGCTCGGCGGCGTCAGCAACGATCTCGAGACGATTGACCTGCGCCCATGCCAGCAAAGCCTGGCGATGGACGCTTATCTGGCGATGTTCGATGCACTGCCTGAATCCAACCGCGCCGCCGTGATCGCCCGTTGGGGCGCGCCGCACAACGACCCGATGTGCCGCGACGGACGCATGATGATCGCCGGGCTGCGTTTCGGTCTGACCTTGGTCGGCATTCAGCCTGCGCGCGGTTATCAGGTGGACGCGAGTGCGGTCTATCACGACCCGGACCTGGTTCCGCCGCACGGCTATCTGGCGTTCTATTTCTGGCTGCGCAACACCTATGGCGCCCACGGGGTGATCCATGTCGGCAAGCACGGCAACCTCGAATGGCTGCCAGGCAAGGGCGTCGGCCTGTCGGAGAACTGCTGGCCGGACGCGCTGCTCGGGCCGCTGCCGAATATCTATCCGTTCATTGTCAATGACCCGGGCGAGGGCGCCCAGGCCAAACGGCGTACGCAAGCGGTAATCATTGACCACCTGATGCCACCGCTGACCCGCGCCGAAACCTACGGTCCGTTGCGCAATCTGGAACTGCTCGCCGACGAGTATTACGAAGCGCAGTTGCTCGACCCGCGCCGCGCCCGTGAATTGCAGCGCGACATTCTGCAACTGGTGCGCGATACGCAGATCGACCGCGAGCTGCAACTCGACGCCGCGCTGGACAGTGATGCCGACGCGGCGATCTGGTTGCCGCGTCTGGATACGTATCTGTGTGATTTGAAGGAGTCGCAAATTCGCGATGGCCTGCATATCTTCGGCGAGTCGCCGAGCGGGCATTTGCGCATCGATACCTTGCTGGCCTTGCTGCGGATTCCGCGCGGTGACGGCAAGGGCGCGCAATCGAGCCTGTTGCGTGCGGTGGCAAAAGCGTTTGAACTAGGTTTCGATCCACTGGATTGCGCTCTGGCCGAGCCATGGACCGGCCCGCGCCCGGACCGCCTGCAAATCGTCACCAATGAAGCCTGGCGCACCGCCGGCGACACTCGCGAACGCCTGGAATTATTTGCCACCGACCTGATCGCCCAATCCCTGCAAATCTCCTGTAGGCCTTCGCCTGCTCGCGATAGCAGTGGATCAGCCAACATCAAGTCAACTGACACACCGCTTTCGCGAGCAGGCTCGCTCCCACAGGGACCGGGGTGGGCTGACGTTGGGGCAATCATTGAGCATTTGCGCGAGGTCATCGCCCCACGCCTCGACGCCTGCGGCCCGGCAGAAATGCGCGGTCTGCTCGACGCTCTCAGCGGCCGTTTCGTGCCCGCCGGCCCGAGTGGCGCGCCCAGTCGCGGGCGCCTCGACGTGCTGCCGACCGGGCGCAATTTCTATTCGGTGGATGTGCGCAACCTGCCGACCACCACCGCGTGGCGTATCGGTTTCCAGTCGGCGACGCTGATCCTCGAGCGGCATTTGCAGGATCATGGCGATCACCTGCGGCAGCTCGGCCTGTCAGTCTGGGGCACCGCCACCATGCGCACTGGCGGCGACGACATCGCCCAGGCCATGGCGTTGATGGGGGTACGCCCGGTGTGGGCCACCGGCAGTCAGCGTGTCGATGATTTCGAGATTCTGCCGCTGAGCCTGCTCGACCGCCCGCGCGTCGATGTGACGTTGCGCGTCTCGGGATTTTTCCGCGATGCGTTTGCCAACCTGATTCGCTTGTTCGACGCCGCGGTGCAAGCGGTCGCGGCGCTGGACGAGCCGGATGACCTCAATCCGCTGGCCGCCAAAGTGCGCGCCGAGCGCGAAGCGCTGCGTCAGACCGGCGTCGACGAAGACACCGCGCGGCGTCAGGCCGGCTGGCGCATTTTCGGCGCCAAACCCGGTGCTTACGGCGCTGGCGTGCAGGGCGCTGTCGACGGTCGCCTGTGGCAGAGCCGCGAAGACCTCGCCGAGGTTTATCTGAACTGGGGCGCTTACGCCTATGGCGGCGCCGACGAGGGGACCGCTGCACGCGAGCAGTTCGTCCAGCGCCTGAGTCAGGTGCAGGCGGTGCTGCAAAATCAGGACAATCGCGAGCATGACTTGCTCGATTCCAACGATTACTACCAGTTCCAGGGCGGCATGCTCGCCGCCGTGGAAAGCCTGCGCGGCGAAGCGGCGGCGAGTTATCACGGCGATCATAGCCAACCCGATTTGCCGAAAATCCGCACGCTGAAAGAAGAGCTGAACCGGGTGATCCGCTCACGGGCGGCGAATCCGAAGTGGATCGACGGGGTCAAGCGTCACGGCTATAAAGGCGCGTTCGAGATGGCCGCGACGGTCGATAATCTGTTTGCCTTCGACGCGACCACGCAGTTGATCGACGATCATCAATATGCGTTGCTGGCCGACGCTTATCTGCTTGATCCGCAGACTCGGGCGTTTGTCCGCGAGCACAATCCGCATGCCTTGCGAGACATGACCGAACGCATGCTCGAAGCGCAGCAGCGCGGCATGTGGCAGGAGCCGGGGGCTTATAAAGAAGCGCTGGAGAATTTGTTGCTGGATATCGAGGAAGATGGGTAG
- a CDS encoding ATP-binding protein, with translation MTDTPHFPLSAVVGADDLKLALCLTAIDPKIGGVLIEGPRGMAKSTLARGLADLLASGQFVTLPLGATEERLVGTLDLDAALSDGRAQFSPGVLAKADGGVLYVDEVNLLPDHLVDLLLDVAASGTNLIERDGISHRHSAKFVLIGTMNPEEGELRPQLLDRFGLNVALSGHTQPTERGQIIRRRLDFDSDPQAFCAQWAIAQQSLRGRCERARIALTGIELDDAALAQITERCFAAGVDGLRADLVWLRAARAHAAWRGATQIGEEDIDAVAEFALRHRRREPSAPPNPQQQQQQQQPQQPPQAPNQAQSNASEGQGQWGDMPAPALATGTRREVPAWPKKP, from the coding sequence ATGACCGACACCCCACATTTCCCCCTCTCCGCCGTGGTCGGCGCCGATGATCTCAAGCTCGCCCTGTGCCTCACCGCCATCGATCCGAAAATCGGCGGCGTGCTGATCGAAGGTCCGCGCGGCATGGCCAAATCGACCCTGGCCCGCGGCCTTGCGGACCTGCTCGCCAGCGGCCAGTTCGTCACTTTGCCACTGGGCGCGACTGAAGAGCGCCTGGTCGGCACCCTCGATCTCGACGCCGCCCTGAGCGACGGTCGCGCGCAGTTTTCCCCCGGCGTGCTGGCCAAGGCTGACGGCGGCGTGCTCTACGTCGATGAAGTCAATCTGTTGCCCGATCACCTGGTCGATCTGCTGCTCGATGTCGCCGCCAGCGGCACCAACCTGATCGAACGCGACGGGATTTCCCATCGTCATTCGGCGAAATTTGTCCTGATCGGCACGATGAACCCGGAAGAAGGCGAGTTGCGCCCGCAGCTGCTCGACCGCTTTGGTCTGAACGTCGCGCTCAGCGGCCATACGCAACCGACCGAGCGCGGCCAGATCATTCGTCGGCGGCTGGATTTCGACAGCGATCCGCAGGCCTTTTGTGCGCAATGGGCCATCGCGCAACAAAGCCTGCGTGGGCGCTGTGAGCGTGCGCGCATCGCATTGACCGGCATCGAACTGGACGATGCCGCGCTGGCGCAGATTACCGAGCGCTGTTTCGCCGCCGGCGTGGATGGCTTGCGCGCCGATCTGGTGTGGTTGCGCGCAGCCCGCGCGCACGCGGCATGGCGTGGGGCGACGCAGATTGGCGAGGAAGATATCGACGCCGTGGCCGAGTTTGCCCTGCGCCATCGACGTCGCGAACCGTCGGCGCCGCCGAACCCGCAACAGCAGCAACAGCAGCAACAGCCACAACAACCGCCACAGGCGCCGAATCAGGCGCAAAGCAACGCGAGCGAAGGGCAGGGCCAGTGGGGCGATATGCCGGCACCGGCGCTCGCCACCGGCACTCGACGAGAAGTGCCCGCCTGGCCAAAAAAGCCCTAG
- a CDS encoding vWA domain-containing protein, which produces MGRYAGTGARHRHSTRSARLAKKALGIRPRSDAGANARPRAGRLDNGRQGKRHGARNGSVNWPGTLIKGRPRLRGDLLFQLRTRSPHELWLVIVDASASTRRHQALSDAKGLLAQVFDDAYRQRARLALLTASGSTPKWQVQGLKASSGLQAWLQALGAGGGTPLLAALQQAQQWLVQRRKRFPAEQQRLLVVTDGRLKQCSGLPVLDCPGLLIDIERGPIRLGRAQVLAEALGADYRHIDDLAVH; this is translated from the coding sequence GTGGGGCGATATGCCGGCACCGGCGCTCGCCACCGGCACTCGACGAGAAGTGCCCGCCTGGCCAAAAAAGCCCTAGGCATTCGCCCCCGATCCGACGCGGGGGCGAATGCCAGACCCCGCGCCGGACGGCTCGACAATGGACGCCAAGGCAAGCGTCACGGCGCCAGGAATGGCTCGGTGAACTGGCCGGGCACGTTGATAAAAGGACGGCCACGACTGCGTGGAGACCTGCTTTTTCAGCTGCGTACCCGCTCGCCGCATGAGTTGTGGCTGGTGATTGTCGATGCCTCCGCTTCGACCCGACGCCATCAGGCGCTGAGCGATGCCAAAGGTCTGCTCGCACAAGTGTTCGACGACGCCTACCGCCAACGCGCGCGGCTCGCTTTGTTGACCGCCAGTGGTTCGACGCCGAAATGGCAAGTGCAGGGACTCAAAGCGTCCAGCGGTCTGCAAGCGTGGCTGCAAGCGTTGGGAGCCGGTGGTGGCACGCCGTTGCTCGCGGCGTTGCAGCAGGCGCAGCAATGGCTGGTGCAACGGCGCAAGCGTTTCCCCGCCGAACAGCAGCGATTGCTCGTGGTGACCGACGGGCGTTTGAAGCAATGTTCCGGGCTGCCGGTGCTGGATTGCCCGGGATTGCTAATTGATATCGAGCGTGGACCGATTCGCCTGGGACGTGCGCAGGTGCTTGCCGAAGCGCTGGGGGCCGACTATCGGCACATCGATGATCTTGCTGTGCATTGA
- a CDS encoding TerC family protein, whose product MEWLADPTAWLGLLTLIVLELVLGIDNLVFIAILADKLPPHQRDRARIIGLSLALIMRLGLLASISWLVTLTQPLFEVFGKSFSGRDLIMLFGGVFLLFKATMELHERLEGHVGERTTNAAYALFWPIVAQIVVLDAVFSLDAVITAVGMVDELAVMMIAVIISIGLMIVASKPLTRFVNAHPTVIMLCLGFLMMIGFALTAEGLGFHIPKGYLYAAIGFSILIEVFNQIARARRKRSMQGVRPLRERTAHAVMRLLGGRTLAAEEVGEEISDLLDNGDAPSSELFDRRERVMISGVLQLAERPIRQLMTVRADVDAIDLADDAETIRTKLMHSSYSRLPLIRNGAVDEPLGFVHKKELLKDYLAGAEPNLEQLARQTVNLLDSYSILNALEQMRAASTHIAFVVNEFGDFVGVLTMTDILESIAGELPDASEIEGPDVLEEQGGYLVSGALPLARVRQRTGFAAEPTEDYQTMAGLVMSLLDRLPMKGDRLAYEGWQLTVKAVEERRVTRVLLERAAA is encoded by the coding sequence ATGGAATGGTTAGCGGATCCCACAGCCTGGCTGGGCTTGTTGACATTGATCGTGCTGGAACTGGTGCTGGGTATCGACAACCTGGTGTTCATTGCGATTCTCGCGGACAAACTGCCGCCGCATCAGCGCGACCGCGCGCGAATCATCGGCCTGTCGCTGGCGCTGATCATGCGTCTGGGCTTGCTGGCGAGCATTTCCTGGCTTGTCACGCTGACGCAGCCGCTGTTCGAAGTGTTCGGCAAAAGCTTCTCCGGGCGTGATCTGATCATGCTGTTTGGCGGCGTGTTCCTGCTGTTCAAGGCGACGATGGAGTTGCATGAGCGGCTGGAAGGTCATGTCGGTGAACGCACCACCAACGCGGCGTACGCGCTGTTCTGGCCGATCGTTGCGCAGATCGTGGTGCTGGACGCGGTGTTCTCCCTCGATGCGGTGATTACGGCGGTGGGCATGGTCGATGAACTGGCGGTGATGATGATCGCGGTGATCATTTCCATCGGCCTGATGATCGTCGCCAGCAAGCCGTTGACCCGCTTCGTCAATGCGCACCCGACGGTGATCATGCTGTGCCTGGGCTTTTTGATGATGATCGGTTTCGCCCTGACCGCTGAAGGTCTGGGTTTTCATATTCCGAAGGGTTACCTGTATGCGGCCATCGGTTTCTCGATCCTGATCGAGGTGTTCAACCAGATTGCCCGGGCGCGCCGCAAACGCTCGATGCAGGGCGTGCGCCCGTTGCGCGAGCGCACGGCCCACGCGGTGATGCGCTTGCTCGGCGGTCGCACCCTGGCCGCGGAAGAGGTCGGTGAAGAAATCTCCGATCTGCTCGACAACGGTGACGCGCCGAGTTCAGAGCTGTTCGACCGTCGCGAGCGGGTGATGATCAGCGGCGTGCTGCAACTGGCCGAGCGACCCATTCGCCAGTTGATGACGGTGCGTGCCGACGTCGACGCCATTGATTTGGCCGATGACGCGGAGACGATTCGCACGAAGTTGATGCATTCGTCCTACTCTCGCCTGCCGTTGATACGCAACGGCGCGGTGGATGAGCCGTTGGGCTTTGTGCACAAAAAGGAACTGCTCAAGGACTATCTGGCCGGCGCCGAGCCAAACCTTGAGCAACTGGCCCGCCAGACCGTCAACCTGCTTGACAGCTATTCGATCCTCAACGCGCTGGAACAGATGCGCGCGGCCTCGACGCACATTGCGTTTGTGGTCAACGAGTTCGGTGATTTTGTCGGTGTGCTGACCATGACCGACATTCTCGAATCGATTGCCGGCGAGTTGCCCGACGCCAGCGAAATCGAAGGGCCGGACGTGCTGGAGGAGCAGGGCGGCTATCTGGTCAGCGGCGCTTTGCCACTGGCTCGAGTGCGCCAACGAACCGGGTTCGCCGCCGAGCCGACCGAGGATTACCAAACCATGGCTGGCCTGGTGATGAGTTTGCTGGATCGCTTGCCGATGAAGGGCGACCGGCTGGCGTATGAAGGCTGGCAATTGACGGTGAAAGCAGTGGAAGAACGACGGGTCACGCGAGTGTTGCTGGAGCGCGCTGCGGCATGA
- a CDS encoding thioredoxin family protein — protein MSASTPAATLAPVYRKALKTWRPVILYFANEHCPACEWAGPVFRQTAEPYRHRANVYMLDTSQTPRHPLVTGTPTVLFYRNGKLQKKLKGIGTEETLAEDFARYVGKTKAPAALGRKSEHDLVWLRRALRSLCMVGRASHRVRG, from the coding sequence ATGAGCGCATCCACCCCTGCGGCAACGCTGGCACCGGTTTATCGCAAAGCCCTGAAAACCTGGCGCCCGGTCATCCTGTATTTTGCCAACGAGCATTGCCCCGCGTGCGAATGGGCTGGTCCTGTTTTTCGTCAGACAGCCGAACCCTACCGCCACCGTGCCAACGTTTACATGCTCGACACCAGCCAGACGCCGCGCCATCCGTTGGTCACCGGTACGCCCACGGTGCTGTTCTATCGCAACGGCAAATTGCAGAAAAAGCTCAAGGGCATCGGCACTGAAGAAACGCTTGCAGAAGATTTCGCACGGTACGTTGGCAAGACCAAAGCGCCTGCCGCACTGGGGCGCAAGTCCGAGCATGATCTGGTCTGGTTGCGTCGAGCGCTGCGGTCGTTATGCATGGTCGGCCGTGCCAGCCACCGTGTACGCGGATAA